The Ornithorhynchus anatinus isolate Pmale09 chromosome 16, mOrnAna1.pri.v4, whole genome shotgun sequence genome contains the following window.
CAGAAACGGCTACTGAAGTGGCACCGCGTCCAGCCCGGAGCGCCGCCCTCCCCTGGACCTCAGTCCGAAAGAGTCCGAGCCCGAGTTAAGCCCAACTCTCCTgcgccttcccctcccatcccgcgGGCGCTCACTGCCAGGGGCTGAACCAGTCAGGCGACGCCGACCTACCTGCGGGTTTGACGGGGAAAAATGAAGCGATGTGAGTCTGCCTGTGGCCCGCAGATGGCATCCTCGCCTTGGGGACGCGGGCTGGCGCTTCTCTCCCGAGGCCCGTCGTCGCCCGCCTGGCGACCAGCCTGGTGACAGCGACGCTGGACAGGACCGCCTGCAGGGAGAGAGGACATTATTTCTGGACCAGGACTTCCTCCCGCCACAGCTGCAGCGGCCCCAGCAGGAGGGCCGGGTGGACCGGCCTGGCTAGGAGACCGAGAGAAACCCGGGCCGCGGGGTGGGACACGCTGCCCGGAGCCCTCTAACgcctttatttttttgttttcatggtacttgttaggcgcttactatgcgccaggcactgtactaagccctggggtagatacaaagtaatcaggttggacacaatccccgtcccgcaAGGGCCtctcggtcttcacccccattttacggacgaagtaactgaggcccagagaaatgaagtcacttgcccaaggtcatgcggcagacaagtggcagagccgggattagaacccagggtcccctgactcccaggcccgggctctgtcccctaggccgagctgcttctctttgctgctGGGGCAGGGGTCGAAGTGAACCGGAGGCTCCAGCCCAGGGTGGGTGGTGGGTGGATCAGAGAGGGTCGGTGACCCGGCTGCGTTTACTCAGCTGTGGCGCGGGGAGGGCTGCAGAGGCGACGGGTCGGGTCAAGGCGCCAGGGTTGGGCCCCGAGGGCAGCGTCCTCCCGGCCCCCTGGGAGCCGGCCAGATTCCCGCCGTCCAGCCGTCTGCCCCGTCCCCCGCGCCAACCACGCTATCTACTGAGCTCCTGCTGGGTGCGGGGCTCTGTGCTACACACTGGGGAGGGGGACACCGGAAGCACGGCACAGGGTCCCCAAGCCCCATGGCGTTGCAATCGACCGGGGTGGGGAGACCGCCCCACTTtctagtcagtcgatcgtatttactgtgtacagagcactggattaagcacttgggggaggacaatacaataaaaaaataagactaaaataatgagaagcagcgtggctcagaagagcccgggcttgggagtcagaggtcgtgggttcgaatcccagctctgccacttgtcagctgggtgactgtgggcaagtcacttcacttctctgggcctcagttatctcatctgtaaaatggggattaactgtgagcctcccgtgggacgacctgatgaccctgtatctctcccagcgcttagaacagtgctctgcacctagtaagcgcttaacaaataccaacattattattattgttaatacacagacacattcccagcccacaacgatcttagagtctcgaggggagacggacattactggaaataaataaatgacagacaggtgcatcaatgctgtggggctgggagcgggggacgaatcaagggagcgagtcagggtgacgcagaagggagtgggagaagaggaaaggagggcgcagtcagggaaggcctcctggaggagatgggccttcgataaggctgggaaggggaggagggtaatcagatgaggagggagggcgttccgggccagagtgaggaggtaggcgagaggtcggcggtgaaacagaagagactgaggtgcagtgagaagtttagcattagaggagctaagcgtgcgagctgggttgtaggaggagaccGGGGAGGTGCagcaggaggggcaaggggagcgagagttttaaagccagtggtgagcagTGTCTGTCTGatgcggcggtggatgggcaaccactggaggtcttgaggagtggggagaagcggactgaacattttggtagaaaaacgatccgggcagcagagtgaagcatgggagacgaggcagggaggtccgcaaggaggctgaggcggtaatcaaggcgggagaggagaagggcttggatcagtgtggtcggagtctggatggagaggaaagggaggattttagccaggTTGCGAAGgctgaacccacaggatttagtgatggattgaatatgtggggctgAATgcgagagaggagttgaggataacgccaaaattaagggcttgtgagacaggaagggagacGGTGCCTGTGGTGACAGTGGTGGaaaaggcagggtttgggagggaagataggttcCCTTttagacaggttaagtttgagggaggacatccaaaaagAGACTATCTTGAAAAACGAacccgcagagagggagagagatcggggccggagatGTCGGTCTGGGGAGCAGCCGCCAGAGAGCTGGTAGTTgcagccacgggagcgaatgagttctctgagggagtgggtgagaggcgggcggcagggagatcagcgaggaggcggaGGCAGCAGCCGAACCgcagcttgtcggctgtgtgactgtgggcaagtcacttaacttctctgtgcctcagttccctcatctgtaaaatggggattaagaccgtgagccccacgtgggacaacctgattcccctgtgtctaccccagcgcttagaacagtgctcggcacatagtaagtgcttaacaaataccaacattattagattcgACTAGGGTGCGGGCGAAGGCGGTGGGTCGGAGGGACTTTCCAGAggaaggctgtgtccaacctgattaacttctatcgacCCCCCAACACTCAGCGCTTAATATTCCTCCCACCCCTCGGCCCCTCAGCGCTTACATTCATAACTTTACATGCCGCCACGGCCCCtacctgccatttattttaatatctctttaatattaacattaatattttaatgtcagctgcgtggccgtgggcaagtcacttcacttctctgggcctcagtgacctcatctgtaaaatggggattaactgtgagcctcccgtgggacaacctgattcccctgtatctcccccagcgcttagaacagtgctctgcacatagtaagcgcttaacaaataccaacattattatctctctccccctctagactgtcagctccttgtgggcggggggggcatCTCTACCGACtcgtattacattctcccaagcgcttagtacggtgctctgcacatagtaaacgctccacACAAACCACCGAAGTCACCGAGCCTGGAACAAATGCCACCGCTCTTACTTTTCTACATCAGCCAGATTTAGCAGCGGAGGCTGCAAGATGGGCGAGGAGTCCAAGATGTAGCCGAGGCCGTGAGCTTCTGGGACGGGGAGGATGGGAGTGAGCGTGgtttctcctgagtgcttaaagGAACGGGTCCGGggacaagggcgatgcagaagggagagtagggaaatgagggcttagtcagggaaggcctcttggaggaggcgggcctttaataagcctttgaaagcagggagagtggtggtctgtcatatattaaAGAGaggggagttgcaggccagagggaggatgtggggttaGGGTGggtggcgagatcgagggacagtgaggaggtgttaaaggagcaaagggtgagggctgggttgtaggaggagagtagtgaggtgaggtaggagggggcaagaaatcgagggctttaaagccgacggcgaggagaTCTTCtgctcgatgcggaggtggatgggcaaccactggagttttttgaggagtggggaaacgtgtcctgaacgtttctgtagaaaatgagccgggcagcagagtgaataatgataacaatgttggcatttgttaagcgcttactatgtgcacagcactgttctaagcgctgggtagatacagggtcatcaggttgtcccacgtggggctcacagtcttcaaccccattttacagatgaggtcactgaggcccagagaagtgaagtgactcgcccacagtcacccggctgacaagtggccgatctgggattcgaactcgtgacccccgactcccaagcccgggctctttccactgagccacgctgcttccccaagtatgGACTCgggtgaggagagacgggaggccgggaggtcagcgaggaggctgatgcagtggtcaaggggGAATAGGAGAAGTGTTTGGGTCGGTGGggtaagagtttggatggagaggaaggggcagattttagcaaggttgtgaaggttgaacaaacggaatttggatctaccccaatgaatcaatggcattaaccggccatttactgagtgcagagcactgtactaagtacttaggagactaCATCCCTCttttgggaccttgggaaagtcacttaacttctcctcgcctcagttgcctcatctgtaaaatggggattaacagtgtgagccccatgtgggggccaggggctgtgtccaacctgattaacttggctctacctcagtgcttagaacggtgcttggcacatagtacgtgctgaaataccataactattgttAATACAACGCAGTTGATAAAtacaatctcttccctcaaggagtcaacaatctagaaggggagaaagacattaaaataaacggaTTTCAGGCGGGGGAAATgttagagtataaagatataggGCTGGAGTGCATAgcaggtgcttaaggggtagtaataatcataataatggtacttgttaagcgcttactctgtgccaagcactgttctatttattttattttgtttaatgagatgtacatcaccctgattctatttagttgccattgttttaatgagatgttcttccccttgactctatttattgccattgttcttctctgcccgtctcccccgattagaccgtaagcccgtcaaaaggcagggactgcctctttcTGGtcccgatttgtcccttccaagcgcttagtccagtgctctgcacagagtaagcgctcaataaatactattgaatgaatgaatgaatgaatgaatgaatgaatgaatgaatgggcctatGGACCCCAGGGGCGCCCCCTGCTGGCTCCGGCCCCGAACAGCGCAGAAGCccgcccgcaggccccgcccccttccggtcgaggccccgcccctctccccctccccctcgccgccGGCCCTCACCTGCACCGGCCGCCTCTTCAGGGCCGCCGTGTCCAGCCAGACGCCgcaggcctcggcctcggccccggCCTCCGGGGCTTTCCGCCTCATGGCCGCCCAGGCGGCAGACGGAGGGGGCGCCGTCCTCCCGCGCGCCAGCGCACGCGCGCGGCTCGAACGGCGCGCGCCACGAACCGCGCAAGCGCAGTGGGCGGTGGCTCGCGCCAGACGGAGGCGCGCGTGCGCGCTAGGGGCGGGGctggtcccggccccgcccccgcccccgcccccgccctgcctCAGAGGCCCCTGGGCGCCTCAGcgttttaataagaataataataatgttggtatttgttaagcgcttcctatgggccgagcactgttctaagcgctgggggagatccagggtcagcaggttgtcccacgtgaggctcccagttaaatccccattttgcggatgagggaactgaggcacagagaagtgaagtgactcgcccacagtcacacagcggacaagtggcagagtcagaattcgaacccatgacctctgactcccaagcccaggccgcatcataatgttggtatttgttaagcgcttacaatgtgccaaacactgttctaagcactgagtacatacaaggtcatcagggttcagtggcaagagcccgggccggggagtcagaggtcatgggttcgaatcctggctctgccccttggcagctgagtgactgtgggcgagtcacttcacttctccaggcctcagttccctcatctgtcaaatggggatgaagactgtgagcctcatgtgggacaatctgattaccctgtgtctacctgtGTCTACCTGTGTCTAtgtgtcttgattctatttagttgccattgtttttacgagatgttcttccccttgacgctgtttagtgccattgttcttgtctgtccgtctcccccgattagactgtaagcccgtcaaacggcagggactgtctctatctgttgccgacttgttcatcccaagcgcttagtacagtgctctgcacatagtaagcgctcaataaatactattgaatgaatgaataccccagcacttagaacagtgctctaaacatagcgcacttaacaaataccaacattattattattattattattattaagcacttactgtgtgccaatcactgttctgagtgctgggtagacacaaggtcatcagggttgCCCCCCGCGGGGcacccggtcttcacccccattttccagatgagggaaccaagacccagagaagtcacttgcccaaagtcacccagctgacaagtggcagagccaggattagaacccatgacctctgactcccaagcccgggctcttcaaattgagccacgctgcttctccaataacgatggtgtttgttaagcacttattatgtgccaagcactgttctaagcgctgggaagatagaaggtcatcaggttgtcccacgtggggctcagtcttaatccccattgtacagatgaggtcactgagggacagagaagttaggtggcttgcccagggtcacagcaaacaagtggcaaagtcggaattagaacccatgacctctgactcccaagcccgtgctctttccactaagccatattgcttcaaatcataataattgtggtgtttaagtgattactatgtgccaagcactgttctaagcgctgaggtggatccaggctaatcaggttggacacagtccctgtcccatgtgggacacgggatagtcctaatccccattttacatatgaggaaactgaggcacaatgaagtgacttgcccaaggtcacagagcaggcaagtggaagagccgggattagaacccattaccttgtgataataatgatgatggtatttgttaagtgcttactctgagccaagcactggggtagatacaaggttatcaggttgttccatgtggggctcacaatattaatcccaattttacagttgaggtaactgaggcacagagaagtgaagcgacttgcccaaggtcacgcggcagacgagtggcggagccgggattagaatccacatcctctgattcccaggcccgggctcttcccagctGGGAGCCCTGGGGAGGAAAATAAGCCAGGACCAGGGGCTCAGGCAGGAAGGCCGGGGGGGGCTGAGAGGTCACCCAGGCCTCCGGCAgggcaataatcaatcaatccgtccacCCATGcaccaatcactgatatttattgcacGCTCACTGCATTGGACTAAGTGGTGGGAGAGAAAGGTAGagtaaggagacacaatccccaccctcgaggagcttacaacccgGCGAGGGAGAGTAACTGCAGATAGAGGAAGCGGCCTAGTATAAAGAtttgtccataaatgctgtgggggcaggaggggggtgagtacctaattagggagggaagatagggtggggagatgagagatcagggaATTAGGTAACCCCCGGGGGCATAAGGGGGGGTTCTGGGGTCAGGTTAGAAGCGGGTCTGGAAAGTGTCCCCGGGAACAGCTGggtttgccctccctcccctcctcctcccccaccctgtgGGGGCAACTCTCAGTTCAGCCCCAGGAGTCCCCTTAAGGCCACCCCGTTCCTGGCCCAGCCTGCCTGGCTTCCTCCCCAGGGGCCCCCGAGGCCCGGCTGGTGAAATATGGGACTTGGACAGGAAAGAGGAAGTCGCTGGCCGGGGCCGTTTCGCCCAGCCTCAGGCTGGAAGCCTCTGCCCGTTTCTTGCGGATCCTCCTCGGCGCTGCCCCCTCCGTGCCCTGTGATGGGCAGCTCCTGGTACCCAGAACACAGTCCAGCCCGCCCCTCGCCTaaacctcccctcttcttccgtctcccacctccctccgaccccctcctcacccctgttCCCCTGCTtggagcttcctccccatttcaacCACCAAACCACTTCCCTCTCCACCTACAGGGCCACCTACctcgccacctcctccacccaggacccttccctcatcgacaccccgCTTCACACATCATAACCACCCTCATCAGCACCTCGGCACTCGTGAACTTGTCTGATTATAATTATTCACTAGTCCCTCATTTATATCTATTCTGCTGTGAATCTGTCAAAACGCCTCCCCcacgaggctctaggttccttgagagggcagggatggtgcctttcAGTTCTTGTTGCGGCACGGTGCTCCGTCTGCTGGAGGGGCCGTCCGCACCGCGAAAACTGGCTGCGGTCCCCACTCCCGGGGAGGGGTCCCCCGAGCCCCGGGACAGCGGCTGGACGGGGTCAGAGTCCACTGCGGCCGCCGGGGGAAATGATCTGAAAAATCCATTcggtgcggaggaggaggagggggcggggaaggttaGGGCAGCCAGCAGGGAGACAGCCAGaaatggggcggggtggggggggagagcaaaggggaaaggggagaagcggGACTAGGAAGAACCTTGACTTGGTAGATTCCCCCTCGGGGCAGAGCGAGAGCCCCAGGCCCACCCGGGACTCTGCCCCTCAACCCCCCTCAGGCCTCGATCGCGGCCCCCGCGCTCCCCTAGCCCACCTCCCCGCCGGGATTGGGGACTCCCGCTGTCCACCCCCCAATCCGGGCCCGGTGCGTAGCTGTCGCCCCACAGTGCCCAAGGTCCCCGGGGCcggaaggagaggaagcagagtgtGGCTAGGGATAACGGCCCCACCGAGGCCCAGCGGAGGACGCAGCTTCCTTAggggcggagggggcccggggtgggaaggggctggagtcTACAGGGTCTGGGAGTTACCTGAGGGACAGGGGGAAGGTGAGAGACGGACGCTCTTGGCGGTCTGCCGGCCACGCTGACCTTAGCCGTGCCAATCTGCCCCACGGGCCAGTTGACTCAGCCTTCTAAGCGAGGGGCGATCGATCGCGGGCTGTGGAcgggtgtgtttgtatgtgtgtacgAGTATAGGTGCGCGTGTACCGAcgaatacgtgtgtgtgtgtgtgtgtgtgtgtgtgtataggcgAGTACGAGTGCAGTGTGTGTCTACAGGTAAATATGAGTACGAGGGTGTGCGTACAGGTAAGAGTGCAGATGTTTATGTACAGTTGAAGACGAGTGCAGGTGTGCCTGTGTGTATACACCAGAGTGGCAGTCAGGGGCACGCGGTGAAGCCCTCTGGCTCACCCCTGAGATCAAGGGTAAAGGATCGAGGGGGCTCAGTCCTCCTTGCGGCTCAGTTCCCGCCGCACCCGGCTGCTCATGTAGAGGGCGGTGAGGACGCTGCAGGCCACGGTCAGCAGGAAGAGGGCGGAGAAGTCGTGGGGCGGGTGGCGGTGCAGCCCCTCGTAGACGGCCCGCCGGCCCCCGTAGTCCAGCGCCACGGCCTCCAGCTGCGCCAGGGTGCACAGCACCAGGAACGCGTGGAACAGCTGGTGGCCCTGGCCGAACAGGTGACACTTGCCCGGGAACCAGCTCTCGGGCGAGCAGGCCGAGAAGAAGGCGGCGGCCAGCAGGAAGAAGAGGACCTGGCACTTGTGGTAGAGGATGGCCGGGTCCTCGCGGCCCAGCTCCTGGGCCACGTAGATGCGGTGGACCACGGGGCTGATGTCCAGGGCGTAGGCCAGCCCCGAGGGCATCTCCTGGCACACGTGGCCCAGCAGGCCGGGCAGCTGGCGGTACTTGGCGTAGCAGGAGCCGGCGCAGGacagccaggccaggaaggccgcGGCGGGCAGGAAGACGGCCGCCACGCGGGCGTGCCAGGCGGGCTCGATGGTGTAGTAGAAGTGGGCCAGGGCGCTGCCGAACTGGTAGACGGCCACGCCCACGTAGTCCAGGAAGAAGAAGCTGTAGTGCCAGAACTCGGACTTGGCCTGCAGCAGGTGGGCCGCCGCGCTGAGCAGCAGGTAGGTGATGGAGGCCAGCACGATGAGGAAGAGCGGCCGGGCGTGGGGGTCACCCACGAAGTCCACCGTGCCCGCGAAGCGGGCCAGGCGCAGCAGCAGGGCCAGGGCCGCCGCCAGGTGGGTCCACACGTTGACCGCCTCGTTGTGCGTCTGGAAGAGGCTCAGGAAGTAGAAGTGCCAGGCGCGGTGCAGCGGCCGGTAGCCCGAGTAGATGTGGGGCTTCCAGAAGAGGCGGGGCACCTCGGCCCGGCCCACCGTGCTGCCCGGCTCGGGCGCGGCCAGGGCGGCCAGCAGCCCGGGCAGCTTCCAGACCTGGCGCGGGCTGGGGAAGAAGCGGCTCATCTTCTGGACCGCGGCCGTGGCCATGGCCGACGGGGCCtacggggaggggcgggcggtcACTTCGAGACCgggaccccccccacccgccccttgGGGTCCACTCCCCCGACCCCAGAGCGGACCCCGCCTCCGCTTCCCGCTCGGACCCGCCCTGACTCtcccggagccccctcccacGCCTCCTCTGCATCTCCAGACCCGCCTCCAAACCCGCTCCGATACtgcctcccaagcgtttagcacagtgcacgcagtaagcgctcaataagtaccactcgCTGACtgaccacctccctctcctccagccccggGGCGGTCGAGACCAAGCGGGCTGAGTTCTCGGCTGCCTGATTTCTCTTGGCCGGGCTGATtcccggcggaggcctctccccctccatcaacTCCTGTTTCTCAAAGCCTcacggaggaggggagaggagggccaggaggaggcaggggcggCAGGACGCTGGGATCAGGACCAGGAGTCGGGGCTCCAGactcccctgtagaccgtaagctcgtcgtgggcagggactgtgtctgtctgttgttgtattgaactctcccaaacgcctgggccagtgctctgcacacagtaagcgctcaataaataaaattgaatgaatgaatgaatgaaaaggacagaTGCCTGGCGGGCTGGGACTCCTCGGGCTGACTGGGGAGGTGGACGCCTGAGACCTGCTGAGGGTCTCCCGGGTGCCCCATGGGCACCCCATAAATAGGGCACCCCATAAATACCTGAAGGGAACACAGAAACTCCCTCAGGCTGCCC
Protein-coding sequences here:
- the PAQR7 gene encoding membrane progestin receptor alpha, producing the protein MATAAVQKMSRFFPSPRQVWKLPGLLAALAAPEPGSTVGRAEVPRLFWKPHIYSGYRPLHRAWHFYFLSLFQTHNEAVNVWTHLAAALALLLRLARFAGTVDFVGDPHARPLFLIVLASITYLLLSAAAHLLQAKSEFWHYSFFFLDYVGVAVYQFGSALAHFYYTIEPAWHARVAAVFLPAAAFLAWLSCAGSCYAKYRQLPGLLGHVCQEMPSGLAYALDISPVVHRIYVAQELGREDPAILYHKCQVLFFLLAAAFFSACSPESWFPGKCHLFGQGHQLFHAFLVLCTLAQLEAVALDYGGRRAVYEGLHRHPPHDFSALFLLTVACSVLTALYMSSRVRRELSRKED